From one Pseudomonas sp. B21-048 genomic stretch:
- a CDS encoding polysaccharide deacetylase family protein: MKQLVKVFSAFAIAVGLFGCIAAPIEMTPQTQQRLRAQAPIRFLLTFDDGPSASGFYNPTVTVLDSLARNPLQSDIKAVFFLQTRASAAGGSDMGRQIMRREHTEGHLLGFHTATPHHTNHRSLDPEELEQSLSNGSADIAAITQASPTLVRPPFWNYDKRTFAAYQQHGMHVLLTDLSANDGKIWGFNASPRRRANLLRQLSEVRERIALGELPVVDGVIPVVVTFHDLNRYTARHTREYLQILLDSANAAGLVTAQKAFYDDTAALQRAAMARTVRDSSEAVELPGIWNWLWDGDAH, encoded by the coding sequence ATGAAGCAGTTGGTCAAGGTTTTCTCCGCATTCGCCATTGCAGTCGGCCTGTTTGGCTGCATCGCCGCGCCCATTGAAATGACGCCGCAGACACAACAACGTTTGCGCGCGCAAGCACCTATCCGCTTTCTGCTGACCTTTGATGACGGGCCCAGCGCGTCCGGCTTTTACAACCCGACCGTCACCGTACTCGACAGCCTCGCGCGTAATCCGCTGCAATCGGACATTAAAGCGGTGTTTTTCCTGCAGACCCGGGCATCCGCAGCCGGTGGCAGTGACATGGGCCGGCAGATCATGCGTCGCGAGCATACCGAAGGTCACCTGTTGGGCTTCCACACCGCCACGCCCCATCACACCAATCATCGTTCGCTGGACCCGGAAGAACTGGAACAGTCGCTCAGCAACGGCAGCGCAGACATTGCCGCGATTACCCAAGCCTCGCCGACCCTGGTGCGTCCGCCCTTCTGGAATTACGACAAGCGCACCTTCGCGGCCTATCAACAACATGGCATGCACGTGCTGCTGACCGACCTGAGCGCCAATGACGGCAAGATCTGGGGTTTCAACGCCAGCCCTCGTCGCAGGGCCAATTTGCTACGGCAACTGTCCGAAGTCCGCGAACGCATCGCTCTTGGCGAGTTGCCGGTGGTGGATGGGGTGATTCCGGTGGTGGTGACCTTTCACGACCTGAATCGTTACACCGCCCGGCATACCCGCGAATACCTGCAAATCCTCCTCGACAGTGCCAATGCCGCAGGTCTGGTCACGGCGCAGAAAGCATTTTACGACGACACGGCAGCGCTGCAGCGGGCGGCCATGGCGCGTACGGTCCGTGACAGTTCCGAGGCGGTTGAGTTGCCAGGGATCTGGAACTGGTTGTGGGACGGGGATGCTCACTGA
- a CDS encoding AzlD domain-containing protein, with translation MVWAVIIGMGLLVFLNRYVFLEPRLPVRLSSNARQFLGFAVPGMLTAICGPIVFMPDKQLNLQWDNPYLISSLVAVGLVLYTRNTLLSMLLSMGFFFFLRWWL, from the coding sequence ATGGTCTGGGCTGTGATTATCGGGATGGGCCTGCTGGTGTTCCTCAACCGCTACGTGTTCCTCGAGCCTCGGCTGCCGGTGCGCTTGAGCAGCAATGCCCGGCAGTTCCTCGGTTTCGCGGTGCCGGGCATGCTTACAGCAATCTGCGGGCCCATCGTGTTCATGCCTGACAAGCAGTTGAATCTGCAGTGGGACAATCCGTACCTGATCAGTTCGCTGGTGGCCGTGGGCCTGGTGCTTTACACCCGCAACACCCTGCTCAGCATGTTGTTGAGCATGGGGTTCTTCTTTTTCCTGCGGTGGTGGCTGTGA
- a CDS encoding AzlC family ABC transporter permease: protein MSNSLMPRSAFLRGAAAIMPLSLATAPWGLLAGSMAIEANLTPLQGQGLSSIVFAGAAQLVAIGMLKGGAGVFSILLTTLLLTSQHLLYGMSMRSAISPLPGRWRVGLGFLLTDELFALTSQHDKQQFNRWYALGVGLTFYIAWNLFTLAGIVLGSSIPGLEHLGLDFSIAATFIALITPVVRNVPTVVCVAVSLFCSVLFSYWQWGSALVLSGLAGMTAGFICNKLYVGRT from the coding sequence ATGTCCAACTCACTCATGCCGCGCAGTGCATTCCTTCGCGGTGCCGCGGCCATCATGCCGTTGTCCCTGGCGACCGCGCCTTGGGGGTTGCTGGCCGGCTCCATGGCCATCGAGGCCAATCTCACACCGCTGCAAGGCCAAGGGCTGTCGAGCATCGTGTTTGCCGGCGCGGCGCAATTGGTCGCCATCGGCATGCTCAAGGGCGGCGCCGGGGTCTTTTCGATTCTGTTGACCACGCTGTTGCTGACCTCCCAGCATCTGCTTTACGGGATGAGTATGCGTTCGGCGATTTCCCCGTTGCCGGGCCGCTGGCGTGTGGGCCTGGGCTTTTTGCTCACCGACGAGTTGTTCGCTCTGACCAGTCAGCATGACAAACAGCAGTTCAACCGCTGGTACGCCTTGGGCGTGGGCCTGACGTTTTATATCGCGTGGAACCTCTTCACCCTGGCGGGCATTGTGCTGGGCAGCAGCATTCCGGGCCTTGAACACCTGGGGCTGGATTTCTCCATCGCGGCGACCTTTATCGCCTTGATCACGCCGGTGGTGCGTAACGTTCCGACAGTGGTTTGCGTGGCGGTCTCGCTGTTCTGTTCGGTGCTGTTCAGCTATTGGCAATGGGGCTCGGCGCTGGTGTTGTCGGGGTTGGCGGGCATGACCGCAGGCTTTATCTGCAACAAACTCTATGTGGGGCGCACATGA
- the dapA gene encoding 4-hydroxy-tetrahydrodipicolinate synthase: MSSFQGIWVPIVTPFHHGAIDFAGLRRLVSHLLEKGVDGIVVCGTTGEAAALGKQEQLAVLDAVLEQVSPERVVMGLASNNLAELLQFQSEILKRPLAGLLVPPPYYIRPSQAGLEAFFKTVADASSVPVILYDIPYRTGIAFEQATLLRIVAHERIVAIKDCGGNPATTLALLSSGKVDVLCGEDHQIFGALCLGAKGAIAASAHVHPELFVTLYQHIRDNQLAAGRTTFFQLLPLIQSLFIEPNPAPVKTALALEGLIHDELRAPMQCSSEATTARLKEVLAVLENSNR, encoded by the coding sequence ATGTCATCGTTTCAAGGTATCTGGGTTCCCATCGTTACGCCGTTTCACCATGGCGCGATCGACTTCGCCGGGTTGCGTCGGCTGGTCAGTCATCTGCTGGAAAAAGGCGTCGATGGCATAGTGGTCTGCGGCACCACCGGGGAAGCCGCGGCGCTGGGCAAACAGGAGCAACTGGCCGTGCTCGATGCGGTGCTGGAACAGGTTTCGCCAGAACGTGTGGTTATGGGCCTGGCCAGCAACAACCTTGCCGAGTTGCTGCAATTTCAAAGTGAAATCCTGAAACGTCCTCTGGCGGGTTTGCTGGTTCCACCGCCGTACTACATCCGCCCGTCCCAGGCCGGCCTTGAAGCCTTTTTCAAGACCGTCGCCGATGCTTCCAGCGTCCCGGTCATTCTCTACGACATTCCCTATCGCACCGGCATAGCCTTTGAGCAGGCAACCTTGCTCCGGATCGTCGCCCACGAGCGGATCGTCGCGATCAAGGACTGCGGCGGCAATCCAGCCACCACGCTTGCGCTGCTCTCCAGCGGCAAAGTCGACGTGCTGTGCGGTGAAGACCACCAGATCTTCGGCGCTTTGTGTCTGGGTGCCAAAGGCGCGATTGCCGCCTCGGCCCATGTTCATCCCGAGCTGTTCGTGACGTTGTATCAACACATCCGCGACAACCAGTTAGCGGCCGGCCGAACGACCTTCTTCCAGTTGCTGCCGCTGATTCAAAGCCTGTTCATCGAGCCCAATCCCGCCCCGGTGAAAACCGCCCTGGCCCTTGAAGGGTTGATCCACGACGAGCTGCGCGCGCCGATGCAATGCAGCAGCGAAGCCACGACGGCGCGCTTGAAAGAAGTACTGGCAGTGCTCGAAAACAGCAATCGATAG
- a CDS encoding DUF2784 domain-containing protein, giving the protein MLYRIAADGLVLSHLLFILFVLFGGLLVLKWRHLVWWHLPAAAWGVIVEVFHLRCPLTEWENLMRHAAGQTGYSGGFIERYVWPMIYPAGLTPTIQLALGSVVLALNVLIYLRLIRLWKLRHSTRSGQ; this is encoded by the coding sequence ATGCTTTACCGAATCGCCGCCGACGGGCTGGTGCTGTCTCACTTGCTGTTCATTCTGTTCGTGCTGTTCGGCGGGCTGCTGGTGCTCAAATGGCGCCACCTGGTCTGGTGGCACCTGCCCGCCGCCGCATGGGGCGTGATCGTGGAAGTTTTCCACCTGAGGTGCCCACTCACCGAATGGGAAAACCTCATGCGCCATGCGGCCGGGCAAACCGGTTACAGCGGCGGTTTTATTGAACGTTACGTGTGGCCGATGATTTATCCGGCCGGGCTGACACCCACGATCCAGCTGGCGCTGGGCAGCGTGGTGCTCGCGCTCAACGTGCTGATTTACCTGCGGCTGATTCGCTTATGGAAGCTGCGACACTCGACTCGTTCAGGGCAGTGA
- a CDS encoding sensor domain-containing diguanylate cyclase has protein sequence MGHPSVKDRIESARLAPPLVPEPVGSTLKVRYAVFLLVAVCLSMTAIVIGEGWNARQYHLRGSEVAMSNLAQTLASQTQASIKQADTLLFALVDRLENDGMEPAKFPRLQRLLQAQRSELPQIHGLFVFDEEGRWLANAINIVPPNANNSDREYFIYHRDHPDRGPHIGPSIKSRSTGEWIMTVSRRINHADGRFAGVVVASIYLNHFLDLYNSIDMGNNGVINLIADDASIVVRRPFNEADIGTSVAKGPLFTQLLPKGDSGTATVKSYVDGVERVAGFRRVQGYPLIVFAALDKNEVLAGWKQESIRRAGIVSLLLGFLGFLGYRLIRVMKQQNHIQSELLEAQEKLIEVNHSLKLLAMEDALTGLSNRRQFDLFILAEMGRARRTHTSLALLMIDVDHFKVFNDRYGHLAGDECLRKISAIITDNIKRPGDLAARFGGEEFTVVLPGTDYVGAFLVAEKIRRAVQQIDIKHSGSPEGVVTVSLGVCAYNQMAQTQPEDLIGAADKALYVAKASGRNMSVIAN, from the coding sequence ATGGGTCATCCGTCCGTCAAAGATCGTATTGAAAGCGCCAGGCTCGCCCCGCCTTTGGTGCCTGAGCCTGTTGGATCAACGCTCAAGGTTCGATACGCGGTCTTTCTGCTCGTTGCGGTGTGTCTGTCCATGACGGCGATTGTGATCGGGGAGGGCTGGAACGCGCGTCAGTATCATTTGCGCGGCAGCGAAGTGGCGATGTCCAACCTGGCGCAAACCCTGGCTTCACAGACGCAGGCCTCGATCAAACAGGCCGACACGTTGCTGTTTGCCTTGGTGGATCGCCTCGAAAACGATGGCATGGAACCGGCGAAATTTCCCCGATTGCAACGTTTGCTCCAGGCCCAGCGCAGTGAGCTGCCACAAATCCACGGGTTGTTCGTTTTCGACGAAGAAGGACGTTGGCTCGCCAATGCCATTAACATTGTGCCGCCCAATGCCAATAATTCCGACCGTGAATATTTCATCTACCACCGTGATCATCCCGACCGTGGTCCTCATATCGGTCCGTCGATAAAAAGTCGCTCCACCGGCGAATGGATCATGACCGTGTCACGCCGAATCAATCATGCCGATGGCCGGTTTGCCGGGGTGGTAGTGGCTTCGATCTACCTCAATCATTTCCTGGACCTGTACAACAGCATCGACATGGGTAACAACGGGGTGATCAACCTAATCGCCGATGACGCCAGCATCGTCGTTCGCCGCCCGTTCAACGAAGCCGACATTGGCACCAGCGTCGCCAAGGGGCCGCTGTTCACCCAACTGTTGCCCAAGGGTGATTCCGGTACGGCAACGGTCAAGTCCTACGTGGACGGGGTGGAGCGGGTGGCAGGGTTTCGGCGGGTCCAGGGTTATCCGCTTATTGTCTTTGCCGCGCTCGACAAGAATGAAGTCCTGGCCGGCTGGAAGCAGGAGTCAATACGCAGAGCAGGCATCGTGTCATTGCTGCTGGGGTTTCTGGGCTTTCTCGGCTATCGCCTGATCCGCGTCATGAAGCAGCAGAATCATATTCAGAGCGAGTTGCTGGAGGCTCAGGAAAAACTTATCGAGGTCAACCACAGCCTTAAGTTGCTGGCGATGGAAGATGCGCTGACCGGGCTTTCCAATCGGCGTCAATTCGATTTGTTCATCCTGGCGGAAATGGGCCGCGCCAGGCGTACCCACACCAGCCTTGCGTTGCTGATGATCGATGTCGATCATTTCAAGGTTTTCAATGATCGGTATGGTCATCTGGCGGGCGATGAGTGTTTGCGCAAAATCAGCGCCATCATCACCGACAACATCAAGCGCCCCGGCGATCTCGCTGCGCGCTTCGGTGGCGAGGAGTTCACGGTGGTGCTGCCGGGTACCGATTACGTGGGAGCGTTTCTAGTCGCCGAAAAAATCCGTCGCGCGGTTCAGCAAATTGACATCAAGCACAGTGGCAGTCCCGAAGGCGTGGTCACGGTCAGCCTGGGGGTCTGCGCCTATAACCAGATGGCGCAGACCCAGCCCGAGGACTTGATCGGCGCGGCAGACAAGGCGCTGTATGTGGCCAAGGCCAGTGGCCGGAACATGAGCGTCATTGCCAACTGA
- a CDS encoding DUF3087 domain-containing protein: protein MFEIQPMNAQTYRRQTRRSTVIIALMFLALAMALSTAAVALFGEPGGDNLRFNVGGVFAAVLLMAALLRGTFWTQEWMAPAVYGWQLKRNLMSITNVMHRVTAAVEKGDPIAMKLLRFYHLGLSQMHQLDGNSSDHSQLTREMDQHKARMQALGIETEQTQLNPAWLEAIKQTPQ, encoded by the coding sequence ATGTTCGAAATCCAGCCGATGAATGCCCAAACCTATCGACGCCAGACGCGGCGCAGCACGGTGATCATCGCCCTGATGTTCCTGGCGCTGGCGATGGCGCTGTCCACGGCGGCGGTGGCGCTGTTCGGTGAGCCCGGTGGCGACAATCTGCGTTTTAACGTGGGCGGCGTGTTTGCCGCGGTGTTGCTGATGGCGGCGCTGCTGCGCGGCACGTTCTGGACCCAGGAATGGATGGCGCCAGCGGTTTATGGTTGGCAGCTCAAACGCAATCTGATGAGCATTACCAACGTCATGCACCGGGTGACGGCGGCGGTGGAGAAGGGCGATCCGATTGCCATGAAGTTGCTGCGTTTTTATCATCTGGGGCTGAGCCAGATGCACCAGTTGGACGGCAACTCCAGCGACCATAGCCAGTTGACCCGTGAGATGGACCAGCACAAGGCACGGATGCAAGCGCTGGGCATCGAGACTGAGCAAACGCAATTGAATCCGGCCTGGCTTGAGGCGATCAAACAGACGCCGCAATAA
- the ppnN gene encoding nucleotide 5'-monophosphate nucleosidase PpnN, producing MTQRHVINASVSPKGSLETLSQREVQQLSQASTGITYTLFRQCALAILNTGAHVDNAKTILEAYKDFEIRIHQQDRGVRLELLNAPADAFVDGEMIASTREMLFSALRDIVYTENELDALSIDLSTSQGISDYVFHLLRNARTLRPGVEPKIVVCWGGHSINTEEYKYTKKVGHELGLRSLDICTGCGPGVMKGPMKGATIAHAKQRIHGGRYLGLTEPGIIAAEAPNPIVNELVILPDIEKRLEAFVRVGHGIIIFPGGAGTAEEFLYLLGILMHPDNEGLPFPVVLTGPKSAAPYLEQLHAFVGATLGEAAQQHYEIIIDDPIEVARQMTQGLKEVKQFRRERNDAFHFNWLLKIDEGFQRPFDPTHANMANLQLSRNLPSHELAANLRRAFSGIVAGNVKDKGIRLIEEHGPYQIRGDAAVMQPLDKLLKAFVAQHRMKLPGGAEYVPCYQVVA from the coding sequence ATGACCCAACGACATGTAATCAACGCCTCGGTCAGCCCTAAAGGCAGCCTGGAAACACTGTCCCAACGTGAAGTACAGCAACTGAGCCAAGCCTCAACCGGAATCACCTACACGCTGTTTCGCCAGTGCGCCCTGGCCATCCTCAATACCGGCGCCCACGTCGATAACGCCAAGACCATTCTGGAAGCCTACAAAGACTTCGAAATCCGTATTCACCAGCAAGACCGCGGCGTGCGCCTGGAACTGCTGAACGCCCCGGCCGATGCTTTCGTCGACGGCGAAATGATCGCCAGCACCCGCGAAATGCTCTTCAGCGCCCTGCGCGACATCGTCTACACCGAAAACGAACTCGACGCCTTGAGCATCGACCTGAGCACCTCCCAAGGCATCAGCGACTACGTTTTCCACCTGCTACGCAACGCACGCACCCTGCGCCCCGGCGTCGAACCGAAAATCGTGGTGTGCTGGGGCGGCCACTCGATCAACACCGAAGAATACAAATACACCAAGAAAGTCGGCCACGAACTCGGCCTGCGCAGCTTGGACATCTGCACCGGTTGCGGCCCGGGCGTGATGAAAGGCCCGATGAAAGGCGCGACCATCGCCCACGCCAAGCAGCGCATCCACGGCGGCCGCTACCTCGGCTTGACCGAACCCGGGATCATCGCCGCCGAAGCGCCGAACCCGATCGTCAACGAACTGGTGATCCTGCCGGACATCGAAAAACGTCTGGAAGCCTTCGTCCGCGTCGGCCACGGCATCATCATTTTTCCGGGCGGCGCGGGCACGGCCGAAGAATTCCTGTACCTGCTCGGCATCCTGATGCACCCGGACAACGAAGGCCTGCCCTTCCCGGTGGTCCTCACCGGGCCGAAAAGCGCCGCGCCATATCTGGAGCAATTGCACGCTTTCGTCGGCGCCACCCTCGGTGAAGCCGCGCAGCAGCACTACGAGATCATCATCGACGACCCGATTGAAGTAGCGCGGCAAATGACTCAGGGCCTCAAAGAGGTCAAACAGTTCCGTCGCGAGCGCAACGACGCGTTCCATTTCAACTGGCTGCTGAAGATCGACGAAGGCTTCCAGCGCCCTTTCGACCCGACCCACGCCAACATGGCCAACCTGCAACTGAGCCGCAACCTGCCCTCGCACGAACTGGCCGCCAACCTGCGCCGAGCGTTCTCCGGTATCGTCGCCGGCAACGTCAAGGACAAGGGCATTCGCCTGATCGAAGAACACGGGCCGTACCAGATCCGTGGCGATGCCGCCGTCATGCAACCGCTGGACAAGTTGCTCAAAGCCTTCGTCGCCCAGCACCGGATGAAACTGCCGGGCGGCGCGGAATATGTGCCGTGTTATCAGGTGGTGGCTTAG
- a CDS encoding DUF6124 family protein, with protein MIKPTPNPPETDPTSPYDSLDSKKLNEAADRALDHYLKPPIPKDTKRKPSTIYHVGAKVDNETLLVNACESLASASMMLSEFAGLMDMPHRNMMLGIQQVVMLGELAVNRVLDNLDPRG; from the coding sequence ATGATCAAACCGACACCCAACCCACCGGAAACCGATCCAACATCCCCCTACGATTCCCTCGATTCAAAAAAGCTCAACGAAGCCGCCGACCGCGCCCTCGATCACTACCTCAAGCCGCCCATCCCCAAAGACACCAAGCGCAAACCCAGCACCATTTACCATGTGGGTGCGAAGGTCGATAACGAAACCCTGCTGGTCAACGCCTGCGAATCCCTGGCGTCAGCGAGCATGATGCTCAGTGAGTTCGCCGGATTGATGGACATGCCACATCGCAACATGATGTTGGGGATTCAGCAGGTGGTCATGCTGGGTGAGTTGGCAGTCAATCGGGTGCTGGATAATCTCGACCCGCGAGGCTAG
- a CDS encoding FAD/NAD(P)-binding protein, with protein sequence MTDTPNGQATIRHADILIIGGGLSGTMLAAQLLRLPGKRVVLVIEPRAELGRGEAYSAVELGHTLNGNAARMSVDPDNADDLTQWLAEYIAAGGWPESDQQEVPISELFPPRGLFGVYVQQRLDEAQVMGARYGSTVEHVRAEVVEVQTDIDSVRLTLNDGQCLQGAYTVLATGMFPAARTPQTEPSGLNAAAFDPWDVTAMRQLDPQSTVLIIGSGLTMVDAVVSLEQAGHRGQIEVFSRHGLLPHVRRQPPAWADFLAEDHSIRTPRQLLRELRRHCRDAIAQGIDWQAPLDTVRAHIGRLWSQATDMQRRQFVRHVRPWWESHHHRSPPLSAELVARLHGEGRLRIHAASFKGLEPSLNGEVSIRIRRRGEAETCVVQGAALINSSGIEYDWRRVARPLPQQLLACGLVRPGPLALGIAAADDGAVLSADGQVASRLFAMGPPLRGMWWESTAVTDVASQAKFLAARLVD encoded by the coding sequence ATGACTGACACCCCAAACGGGCAGGCGACCATCCGACACGCGGACATCCTGATCATCGGCGGCGGCCTCAGCGGCACGATGCTGGCGGCGCAGTTGTTGCGTTTGCCGGGCAAGCGTGTGGTGCTGGTGATCGAACCCCGGGCTGAACTGGGTCGGGGCGAGGCCTACAGCGCGGTGGAGTTGGGCCATACGCTCAATGGCAATGCGGCGCGGATGAGTGTCGATCCCGACAATGCTGATGATTTGACCCAATGGCTGGCCGAGTACATTGCGGCCGGCGGTTGGCCGGAGTCGGATCAGCAAGAGGTGCCGATCAGCGAATTATTTCCGCCGCGCGGTCTGTTTGGCGTTTATGTGCAGCAGCGTCTGGACGAGGCGCAGGTGATGGGCGCGCGGTACGGCTCGACGGTGGAGCACGTGCGCGCGGAAGTGGTCGAGGTGCAGACCGATATCGATTCGGTGCGCCTGACTTTGAACGATGGCCAATGTTTGCAGGGCGCCTATACGGTGCTGGCCACTGGCATGTTCCCCGCCGCGCGCACGCCGCAAACCGAACCCAGTGGCTTGAACGCCGCGGCGTTCGATCCGTGGGATGTGACCGCCATGCGTCAGCTTGATCCGCAGTCGACGGTGCTGATCATCGGCTCGGGCTTGACGATGGTCGATGCCGTGGTGTCGCTGGAACAGGCCGGGCATCGCGGGCAGATCGAAGTGTTTTCCCGGCATGGTCTGCTGCCGCATGTGCGACGACAGCCGCCGGCCTGGGCGGATTTCCTGGCCGAGGATCACAGCATTCGCACACCGCGTCAGCTGCTGCGCGAACTGCGTCGGCACTGTCGGGACGCCATCGCCCAGGGCATCGATTGGCAAGCGCCACTCGACACCGTGCGGGCGCACATTGGGCGGTTGTGGAGTCAGGCGACGGATATGCAACGTCGGCAGTTTGTACGGCATGTGCGGCCGTGGTGGGAAAGCCATCACCACCGCTCGCCGCCGTTGAGTGCCGAGTTGGTGGCGCGGCTGCACGGGGAAGGGCGGTTGCGGATTCATGCTGCGTCGTTCAAAGGGTTGGAGCCTTCGTTGAACGGGGAGGTCAGCATTCGCATTCGTCGGCGTGGCGAGGCCGAAACCTGCGTGGTGCAGGGCGCTGCGCTGATCAACTCCAGTGGCATCGAATACGACTGGCGACGAGTGGCGCGGCCATTGCCGCAGCAGCTGTTGGCATGCGGGCTGGTGCGGCCGGGGCCATTGGCGTTGGGCATCGCCGCCGCGGATGACGGCGCGGTGCTAAGCGCCGATGGGCAGGTCGCCAGCCGTTTGTTCGCCATGGGCCCACCGTTGCGCGGGATGTGGTGGGAGAGCACGGCGGTGACTGATGTGGCGAGCCAGGCCAAGTTTCTCGCGGCGCGATTGGTGGATTGA
- a CDS encoding helix-turn-helix domain-containing protein yields MHKDSTQRASVLQHVSQNVRRLRHAADMSQSALAEKSGVSRRMLVAIEAGEKNVSLTTLDRVAEALDVAFSDLIQAPDARDPSRINELAWAGTIPGSKAVLLSKATATREVELWEWRLEPGEHYPSEPDAEGWSEQLYVFEGCLTLMLGDQPQKIAAGEFFMFASNQPHSYHNDGAVVARFVRNVVI; encoded by the coding sequence GTGCACAAAGATTCCACCCAACGGGCGTCGGTCCTCCAGCACGTCAGCCAGAACGTTCGACGTCTGCGTCACGCCGCTGACATGAGCCAGAGCGCCCTGGCCGAAAAGTCCGGGGTCAGCCGTCGTATGCTGGTAGCCATCGAGGCCGGCGAGAAGAATGTCAGCCTGACCACCCTCGATCGCGTGGCCGAAGCGCTGGATGTAGCCTTCAGCGACCTGATCCAGGCCCCGGATGCCCGCGACCCGAGCCGCATCAACGAACTGGCCTGGGCTGGCACCATTCCTGGCAGTAAAGCGGTGCTATTGTCGAAAGCCACCGCCACCCGCGAAGTTGAACTGTGGGAATGGCGCCTGGAACCGGGCGAACATTATCCCTCGGAACCGGATGCGGAAGGCTGGAGCGAACAGCTCTATGTGTTCGAAGGCTGCCTGACCCTGATGCTCGGCGATCAGCCACAGAAAATCGCAGCCGGTGAGTTCTTCATGTTTGCCAGTAATCAGCCGCATTCCTATCACAACGATGGGGCGGTAGTGGCGCGGTTTGTGCGTAATGTGGTGATCTGA
- a CDS encoding DMT family transporter: MVLRSILPNFRRIVRLPQVARKVMTSVNSSPASSRFSRFSKAECVLVLITMIWGGTFLLVQHAMTVSGPMFFVGLRFAAAASLVALFSWRHLRELTLFELKAGAFIGVAIMLGYGLQTVGLQSIPSSQSAFITALYVPFVPLLQWLVLGRRPGLMPSIGIMLAFTGLMLLSGPAGAALNFSPGEIATLISAVAIAAEIILISTYAGQVDVRRVTVVQLAVTSVLAFLMVVPTQEVIPGFSWLLLCSALGLGAASAAIQVAMNWAQKSVSPTRATLIYAGEPVWAGIAGRIAGERLPAIALVGAGLIVAAVIVSELKTKGKAVLEVEDDLDREAEH; encoded by the coding sequence ATGGTATTGCGCAGTATACTGCCCAACTTCCGGCGCATTGTGCGTCTCCCTCAGGTAGCGCGCAAGGTCATGACGTCGGTGAACTCCTCCCCTGCTTCCTCCCGTTTCTCACGGTTCAGTAAAGCTGAATGCGTGTTGGTGCTGATCACCATGATCTGGGGCGGGACCTTTCTGCTAGTGCAGCATGCGATGACCGTCAGCGGGCCGATGTTTTTCGTCGGCCTGCGTTTTGCGGCAGCGGCGAGTCTTGTGGCGCTGTTCTCCTGGCGTCATCTGCGCGAACTGACCTTGTTCGAACTCAAGGCTGGGGCGTTTATCGGCGTGGCGATCATGCTCGGTTATGGCTTGCAAACCGTGGGTTTGCAGAGCATCCCCAGCAGTCAGTCGGCGTTCATTACCGCGCTGTATGTGCCGTTCGTGCCGTTGCTGCAATGGCTGGTGCTGGGGCGGCGTCCGGGGTTGATGCCGAGCATCGGGATCATGCTGGCCTTTACCGGGTTGATGCTGCTGTCGGGACCTGCCGGTGCGGCTCTCAATTTCAGCCCCGGTGAAATCGCTACATTGATCAGCGCCGTGGCGATTGCGGCAGAGATCATTCTGATCAGCACGTATGCCGGCCAGGTCGATGTGCGCCGGGTGACGGTGGTGCAACTGGCGGTGACGTCGGTGCTGGCATTTTTGATGGTGGTGCCGACTCAGGAAGTGATTCCGGGGTTCTCCTGGTTGTTATTGTGCAGCGCGCTGGGGCTGGGCGCGGCGAGTGCGGCGATTCAGGTGGCGATGAACTGGGCGCAGAAAAGTGTGTCGCCGACGCGAGCGACGCTGATCTATGCCGGTGAACCGGTGTGGGCCGGGATTGCCGGGCGGATTGCCGGGGAGCGGTTGCCGGCGATTGCGTTGGTGGGGGCGGGATTGATTGTGGCGGCGGTGATTGTCAGTGAGTTGAAGACCAAGGGTAAGGCGGTTCTTGAGGTTGAGGACGATCTGGATCGCGAAGCCGAGCACTGA